A single window of Gemmatimonadota bacterium DNA harbors:
- a CDS encoding endonuclease III: MKDKDIHRMISILEDETSSWTETALTLVAEQTRRDPFRILIGTVLSLRTKDETTAEACERLFGLADTPAAMQVLPEETVDRAIYPVGFHATKARNILQICNILVEEYRGVVPDEIDTLVTLPGVGRKTANLVVTIGYGKPGICVDTHVHRISNRWGYIATKNPDQSEWALREKLPSEYWIRYNDLLVMYGQNLCKPVSPFCSRCRLSPYCEQVGVDKHR, from the coding sequence ATGAAAGACAAGGATATTCACCGGATGATCTCCATCCTGGAGGACGAGACGTCAAGTTGGACCGAAACGGCGTTGACGCTGGTGGCCGAGCAGACCCGGCGCGATCCGTTCCGCATACTGATCGGCACCGTCCTCAGTCTCCGAACGAAGGACGAGACGACCGCGGAGGCTTGCGAGCGGCTCTTCGGGCTGGCCGACACGCCCGCGGCCATGCAGGTCCTGCCCGAGGAAACCGTGGACCGCGCCATCTATCCCGTGGGGTTCCATGCCACCAAGGCGCGCAACATCCTGCAGATCTGCAACATCCTCGTAGAGGAGTACCGGGGTGTCGTGCCGGACGAGATCGACACGCTGGTCACTTTGCCCGGCGTGGGCAGGAAGACCGCAAACCTCGTGGTCACGATCGGTTACGGCAAGCCGGGCATCTGCGTCGACACCCACGTGCACCGCATCTCCAACCGCTGGGGATACATCGCCACGAAAAACCCGGACCAGTCGGAATGGGCCTTGAGAGAAAAGTTGCCTTCCGAATACTGGATCCGGTATAATGACCTGCTCGTCATGTATGGCCAGAACCTGTGCAAGCCCGTTTCGCCCTTCTGCAGCCGCTGCCGCCTGTCGCCCTACTGTGAACAGGTCGGCGTGGACAAACACAGGTGA
- a CDS encoding UbiX family flavin prenyltransferase: MKHVIVAVTGASGGLYALRLLRALLAGGHRVSVVLSGFGRYVLREETGLGSGDDLQDGLAGLYGDQVRKGTLAEFKIGDLAASIASGSVRTDGMVVIPCSMKTLSAIAHGTSSSLIERAADVTLKEARPLVLVPRETPLNVIHLRNLLAAAEAGARIVPAMPAFYQKPSSFDDLADFIAGRVLNLLGIEQSLFTPWDAPSGERKSAE; the protein is encoded by the coding sequence ATGAAACATGTTATCGTCGCCGTCACCGGCGCCAGCGGCGGACTGTACGCGCTCCGGCTCCTGCGCGCGCTGCTGGCCGGCGGCCACCGGGTCAGCGTCGTGCTGTCCGGCTTCGGCCGGTACGTTCTCCGGGAAGAAACCGGCCTGGGATCGGGCGATGACCTGCAGGACGGATTGGCCGGTCTCTACGGAGACCAGGTGAGGAAGGGTACGCTCGCGGAATTCAAGATCGGGGACCTGGCGGCTTCGATCGCAAGCGGATCGGTGCGCACCGACGGAATGGTCGTCATACCGTGTTCCATGAAGACGTTGTCCGCTATCGCCCACGGCACCTCTTCCTCCCTGATCGAGCGGGCCGCGGACGTCACGCTCAAGGAGGCCCGGCCGCTCGTGCTGGTACCCCGGGAAACGCCGCTCAACGTCATCCACCTGCGCAACCTGCTCGCCGCCGCGGAGGCCGGCGCCCGCATCGTGCCGGCCATGCCGGCGTTCTACCAGAAGCCTTCCAGCTTCGACGACCTGGCCGACTTCATAGCCGGACGGGTTTTGAACCTGCTCGGCATTGAACAAAGCCTCTTCACCCCCTGGGACGCACCATCCGGCGAAAGGAAATCCGCGGAATGA
- the ubiA gene encoding putative 4-hydroxybenzoate polyprenyltransferase, with the protein MSQKTTSSQTAIGSLIVFGRMIKLSHSVFALPFAMAGAVLAARGHGIEVQQLVWIVIAMVAARSAAMGFNRLADRVMDGKNPRTWDRALPKGRIAPRTVALIVGVCCALFVFSAYQLNELCLKLSPLALLVILSYSYFKRFTWATHLVLGLALAIAPMGAWIAVTGTFDPAMLWLSAAVLTWVAGFDIIYACQDYEFDVVQGVHSIPRRFGVRPALVAARLLHAATAVFLLVVYQVFDLHALYLFGTVLATGMLVYEHTLVKPNDLSKIDVAFFNTNSLVSVVFFVFLLGDILWPI; encoded by the coding sequence ATGAGTCAGAAAACTACATCGTCCCAGACCGCGATCGGATCCTTGATCGTATTCGGCCGGATGATCAAGCTTTCCCACAGCGTTTTTGCGCTGCCCTTCGCGATGGCCGGCGCCGTCCTGGCCGCCCGGGGTCATGGGATCGAAGTACAACAACTGGTGTGGATCGTCATCGCCATGGTGGCCGCCCGGAGCGCGGCCATGGGATTCAACCGGCTCGCGGATCGTGTGATGGACGGGAAGAACCCCCGCACGTGGGACCGGGCGTTGCCGAAGGGACGGATCGCGCCCCGCACCGTCGCCCTGATCGTGGGCGTGTGCTGCGCGCTGTTCGTCTTTTCCGCCTACCAGCTCAACGAACTGTGCCTCAAGCTGTCGCCGCTCGCCCTGCTGGTGATCCTGTCGTACTCCTATTTCAAACGCTTCACCTGGGCCACCCACCTGGTCCTGGGCCTCGCCCTCGCCATCGCGCCGATGGGGGCGTGGATCGCTGTAACCGGCACCTTCGATCCCGCGATGCTCTGGCTGTCGGCGGCCGTGTTGACCTGGGTGGCGGGCTTTGATATAATATACGCCTGCCAGGACTACGAATTCGACGTCGTGCAGGGCGTCCACTCGATACCCCGCCGCTTCGGGGTCCGGCCGGCTTTGGTGGCAGCCCGCCTGCTCCATGCGGCCACGGCCGTGTTCCTGCTGGTCGTCTATCAGGTTTTCGATCTGCACGCGCTTTATCTGTTCGGCACCGTACTGGCAACCGGGATGCTGGTCTACGAACACACGCTCGTCAAGCCGAACGACCTATCGAAGATCGATGTCGCCTTCTTCAACACGAATAGCCTGGTCAGTGTCGTCTTTTTCGTGTTCCTGCTGGGTGATATCCTGTGGCCGATATGA
- a CDS encoding DEAD/DEAH box helicase family protein: protein MSARTPINTSAGGFYLPFTILAIQPDDLSSPQDESYTVALLGTEVKPEIRTGQDMEAIGDLAATQTSGIVLAAYGPEDHLVERLWRVAAGVDAVVLDARLLARILLPGLRDYERATVEQYVGPELAVTGDGATDPANIGDGDAGPAAFEGGIASPAESVAEADDALKMALLCRALLGLLASQDPDTMETLILLAEGTGSGLERLLALMTARTVRTARSAGRGGNGSRKDIPSPSGESPPIAHTALGPSSIGDGSCDTVEADGDLDPMDTEELASLFETGGLFESSMEGYEQRPQQVSMVRSVTGAFNEGEVLLVEAGTGTGKSLSYLTPALIWAVRNDQRVIVSTNTRNLQEQLFYKDLPFLLEHLGLPFRATLLKGRSNYLCLDRWRQVTRRPADYLTAEEREAAIPLAVWARETQTGDISEHAGFNRGAGAGLWEKINGEGTACPRCVLKEACFVNRVRRAAMASHVVIINHALLFADLQSDHAVLSRYSHLIIDEAHNLERAAVQHLTLEVGGWRMRRVLGRMHAPEWGGTGVLAGLDRLARKAAENLEWKSPLAAGTRMAIDRVTEVNRRIEDFFRIASDEAFGQSVDGSARRTKLRYRAEDEYAGVLRSSAQVLIEGLSVLRESLGMLHATLDQVHDSWLDDRESRGNAIVAAMDFCTEMEEALFVLTEANEEEQVYWVEATRSQPLSCVLIAAPLRVADRLHDDLFRPLRTAVLTSATLTVGDRFDYQIERLGLDRIDPRRIQVRGIGSPFDYADQVLVCVPGAFPTPRSDSFQSEVSRLILDLVVSTMRSTLVLFTSYAQLNRTFQDIEPELAEHGVALLAQGTSGPRSLLLDRFRGSDTAVLLGTDSFWEGVDVPGEALEMVILVKLPFAVPTEPLVQAQVERLEDAGHNSFFEFQVPEAVIKFRQGFGRLIRSTRDYGVVTVLDQRVVSTAYGRLFLESLPAGSEIYPDADGLVEGVTYWFRAKEKRRVVRGSLTTKVAR from the coding sequence ATGTCTGCTCGAACGCCCATAAACACCTCCGCCGGCGGATTTTACCTCCCTTTTACCATCCTGGCGATCCAACCGGATGACCTGTCCTCGCCACAGGACGAGTCCTATACGGTGGCACTCCTTGGGACCGAAGTAAAACCGGAGATACGCACCGGCCAGGATATGGAAGCGATCGGGGATCTGGCCGCTACGCAGACCTCCGGTATCGTGCTCGCCGCCTATGGACCGGAAGACCACCTGGTGGAGCGTCTCTGGCGGGTTGCTGCCGGGGTCGACGCCGTTGTGCTGGACGCGCGCCTGCTCGCCCGGATCCTGCTGCCCGGACTGAGGGACTACGAACGCGCGACGGTCGAACAATACGTCGGCCCGGAACTCGCGGTGACCGGGGATGGGGCCACGGATCCTGCGAATATCGGGGACGGAGACGCGGGCCCTGCAGCATTCGAGGGCGGGATTGCGAGCCCCGCGGAGTCCGTGGCCGAAGCCGATGACGCGCTGAAGATGGCGTTGCTGTGCCGGGCACTGCTGGGTTTGCTGGCGTCTCAGGATCCCGATACCATGGAAACGCTGATCCTTCTAGCTGAGGGCACCGGTTCGGGGCTGGAGCGCCTGCTTGCCCTGATGACGGCCCGGACGGTCCGGACAGCCCGGTCGGCCGGCCGCGGTGGTAACGGGTCCCGCAAGGACATTCCGTCCCCTTCGGGGGAAAGTCCGCCGATCGCCCATACCGCACTCGGCCCGTCCTCGATCGGCGACGGCTCGTGCGACACGGTCGAAGCGGACGGAGATCTCGATCCGATGGATACGGAGGAGTTGGCCAGCCTGTTTGAAACCGGTGGACTGTTCGAGAGCAGCATGGAAGGTTACGAGCAACGACCGCAGCAGGTTTCCATGGTACGCAGCGTCACCGGCGCGTTCAATGAAGGCGAGGTGTTGCTGGTGGAAGCGGGTACGGGCACGGGGAAATCGCTCTCCTACCTGACGCCGGCCCTTATCTGGGCGGTGCGGAACGATCAGCGGGTCATCGTATCCACCAACACGCGCAACCTGCAGGAACAGCTGTTCTACAAGGACCTGCCGTTCCTGCTGGAGCATCTGGGGCTGCCTTTCCGCGCCACCTTGCTCAAGGGCCGGTCCAACTACCTGTGCCTGGACCGGTGGCGGCAGGTCACCCGGCGGCCCGCAGACTATCTTACCGCGGAAGAACGGGAGGCGGCGATCCCCCTGGCCGTGTGGGCGCGGGAAACGCAGACGGGGGACATTTCGGAGCACGCGGGATTCAACCGGGGCGCCGGAGCCGGCCTGTGGGAGAAAATCAACGGCGAGGGGACCGCCTGCCCCCGGTGCGTGCTCAAGGAAGCGTGTTTCGTCAATCGTGTCCGAAGGGCGGCCATGGCTTCCCACGTGGTGATCATCAACCACGCCCTGCTCTTCGCCGATCTCCAGTCCGACCATGCCGTGCTTTCCCGGTACAGCCATCTCATCATCGACGAGGCCCACAACCTGGAGCGCGCCGCCGTGCAGCACCTGACCCTGGAGGTCGGAGGCTGGCGCATGCGCCGCGTACTGGGCAGGATGCATGCGCCGGAATGGGGCGGAACCGGTGTGCTGGCGGGGCTGGACCGGTTGGCCAGGAAAGCGGCGGAGAACCTGGAATGGAAGTCTCCGCTGGCGGCGGGCACCCGCATGGCCATCGACCGGGTCACGGAGGTGAACCGCCGGATCGAGGACTTCTTCCGCATCGCCAGCGACGAGGCGTTCGGTCAGTCGGTCGACGGGTCGGCCCGGCGGACCAAACTGAGGTACCGGGCCGAAGACGAGTATGCCGGTGTCCTGAGGTCATCGGCACAGGTGCTCATCGAGGGTCTTTCCGTCCTGCGCGAGTCCCTCGGCATGCTCCACGCAACGCTGGACCAGGTCCACGATTCGTGGTTGGACGACCGGGAATCACGGGGGAACGCCATCGTGGCCGCCATGGATTTCTGCACGGAAATGGAAGAGGCCCTTTTCGTGCTGACGGAGGCGAACGAGGAAGAACAGGTCTACTGGGTCGAAGCCACCAGGTCTCAACCATTGTCCTGCGTCCTGATCGCCGCCCCGCTTCGGGTTGCGGACCGGCTGCACGACGATCTGTTCCGCCCTTTGCGAACGGCCGTGCTCACGTCGGCCACGCTGACGGTCGGGGATCGATTCGACTACCAGATCGAGCGCCTGGGGCTCGACCGGATCGATCCCCGGCGGATCCAGGTGCGGGGGATCGGTTCGCCCTTCGATTACGCGGACCAGGTGCTGGTCTGCGTACCCGGCGCCTTTCCGACGCCCCGATCCGATTCGTTTCAGTCCGAGGTCAGCCGGCTCATCCTTGACCTGGTCGTCTCCACCATGCGGAGCACCCTGGTGCTGTTCACCTCGTATGCCCAGTTGAACCGGACCTTCCAGGACATCGAGCCGGAACTTGCGGAACACGGCGTGGCCTTGCTGGCGCAGGGCACGTCCGGACCGCGCTCGCTGCTGCTGGATCGTTTCCGCGGGTCCGATACCGCCGTATTGCTGGGTACCGACAGCTTCTGGGAGGGGGTCGATGTGCCGGGGGAGGCGCTGGAGATGGTCATCCTGGTCAAACTGCCCTTCGCGGTGCCGACCGAACCGCTGGTCCAGGCACAGGTGGAACGTCTGGAAGACGCGGGGCACAACAGCTTTTTCGAATTCCAGGTACCGGAGGCGGTCATCAAGTTCAGGCAGGGCTTCGGCCGGCTCATCCGTTCCACCCGGGACTACGGCGTCGTCACGGTTCTGGACCAGCGGGTCGTCAGTACGGCGTACGGACGCCTGTTCCTGGAATCCCTGCCGGCGGGATCGGAGATCTACCCCGATGCGGACGGACTGGTGGAGGGCGTGACCTACTGGTTCCGCGCGAAAGAAAAGCGCCGGGTCGTACGCGGTTCATTGACCACGAAGGTTGCGCGGTAA
- a CDS encoding ubiquinone/menaquinone biosynthesis methyltransferase — MSTADEKSRHIRRMFDRIGHRYDLLNRLLSGYGDVWWRRAAVRALNASADDLLLDVGIGTGDLALEALKGRRKPRLIVGVDAAMRMMRIGRKKSENAAGRAIRFVGGIAEALPLRSGVFDGAMVAFGVRNFTDRVAGLRNIRRVLKPGGRLVVLELSVPRYPVIRQLYRLYAVHAIPWIGGVISGDADAYRYLQVSVEAFPERERFRKLMEDAGFVDTGWRDLTLGVATVYWGDKRS; from the coding sequence ATGAGTACCGCAGACGAAAAGTCCCGGCACATCCGGCGCATGTTCGATCGCATCGGACACCGGTACGACCTGCTCAACCGCCTGCTGAGCGGATACGGCGACGTCTGGTGGCGCAGGGCCGCGGTCCGCGCGTTGAACGCGTCCGCGGACGACCTGCTCCTCGACGTGGGCATCGGCACGGGTGACCTGGCACTGGAAGCGCTGAAGGGCCGGCGGAAGCCGCGGTTGATCGTCGGGGTGGACGCGGCGATGCGGATGATGCGGATCGGACGGAAGAAGTCGGAGAACGCCGCGGGGCGGGCCATCCGGTTCGTCGGGGGAATTGCTGAAGCGCTTCCCTTGCGGTCCGGGGTCTTCGACGGCGCGATGGTGGCATTCGGCGTGCGCAACTTCACCGACCGCGTCGCGGGTCTGCGAAACATCCGGCGCGTGTTGAAGCCCGGAGGCAGGCTGGTGGTGCTGGAGCTTTCCGTACCAAGGTATCCGGTGATTCGCCAGCTGTACCGGCTCTACGCCGTACATGCCATACCCTGGATCGGCGGCGTGATCTCGGGAGACGCGGACGCTTACCGGTACCTGCAGGTCTCGGTGGAAGCGTTTCCGGAGCGTGAGCGCTTCCGGAAGCTCATGGAGGACGCGGGTTTCGTGGACACGGGCTGGCGTGACCTTACGCTGGGGGTGGCCACGGTCTACTGGGGGGACAAGCGGTCATGA
- a CDS encoding DUF993 family protein yields MAASLNTPRGLGRTPHIIAALSVPVSEAGEIDFDVFARDLERTAEHGIEPAVLMDTYQINHCTLEDQVRGLETTREVMNGRAFTAGVYVEDEIQGDGVEDIIRAYQAKIEQLENRYGASPIVFQTERLKDADAATVVRVYEGLAEASRGGLKAFELSPVFAPNGWMFPDDALIEILAGDKWAGAKHSSLDPSMEWVLLRKVHRIGKMLYTGNDYDFASMIFNGSDALLGIATFMPDKFRELADALRDGDLARYHDLGNRMEFLGRVAFQPPVPAYKHSAAMVKKMRGWYPTDYVLPDNPLRRDEAHREALRAALENLDIPCG; encoded by the coding sequence ATGGCAGCATCACTGAACACCCCCAGGGGGCTTGGCCGCACGCCTCATATCATCGCGGCGTTGTCCGTACCCGTGAGCGAAGCGGGTGAAATCGACTTCGACGTCTTCGCCCGGGACCTGGAAAGAACCGCGGAGCACGGGATAGAACCCGCGGTGCTCATGGATACCTACCAGATCAACCACTGCACGCTGGAGGATCAGGTCAGGGGGCTGGAAACGACGCGGGAAGTCATGAACGGGCGGGCGTTTACGGCGGGCGTGTACGTGGAGGACGAAATCCAGGGAGACGGGGTCGAGGACATCATCCGTGCGTACCAGGCCAAGATCGAGCAACTGGAGAACCGTTACGGTGCGAGTCCGATCGTGTTTCAGACCGAGCGTTTGAAGGATGCGGACGCCGCCACCGTGGTCCGCGTCTACGAGGGACTGGCCGAAGCCTCCCGCGGCGGCCTGAAGGCGTTCGAACTGAGCCCGGTCTTCGCGCCGAACGGCTGGATGTTCCCGGATGACGCCCTGATCGAGATCCTGGCCGGGGACAAGTGGGCGGGCGCGAAACACTCGTCCCTGGATCCGTCCATGGAATGGGTGCTGCTTAGGAAGGTCCATCGCATCGGTAAGATGCTGTACACGGGGAACGACTACGATTTCGCCTCCATGATCTTCAACGGAAGCGACGCGCTGCTGGGCATCGCGACCTTCATGCCCGACAAGTTCCGGGAACTCGCGGATGCCTTGCGGGACGGCGATCTTGCGCGGTACCACGACCTTGGGAACCGGATGGAGTTCCTGGGACGAGTCGCCTTCCAGCCGCCCGTGCCGGCCTACAAGCACAGCGCGGCCATGGTGAAGAAGATGCGCGGCTGGTACCCCACGGACTACGTGTTGCCCGATAACCCCCTTAGGCGGGACGAGGCGCACCGGGAAGCGCTGCGCGCAGCCCTCGAAAACCTGGACATCCCCTGCGGCTAA